Proteins from one Desmodus rotundus isolate HL8 chromosome 9, HLdesRot8A.1, whole genome shotgun sequence genomic window:
- the HASPIN gene encoding serine/threonine-protein kinase haspin isoform X2, which translates to MAASLPRHRNRLLRTYGAAGGWGPRRPGRAGAQWFAPQDPKRFFSSTSSSNASSSEEPSRSVTSDDSEDPDFCSQVGQRRRRAGGRLSKDQPSLIVTPRRLRPRARPPQKCSTPCGSLPSSPGRFSPGLSVCSQSRDGGELGTSASLLSSLASPGPGSGSPVPGDSVIGPSAPLNAASLDQAPYPCSQEAATRGSFTRLTHHASTGLRSALFSLTDSGNREDSEFGTDGKNMRETCREKVLVGKRLESPGLSSLRRKRATDQDSRLETGAQGAVQTEYEAANGKMNRPQRTGPRRKRKHQEAVETSLFRYDKFKKGQNMEKDSFLTQNLTHLQKDCSWTKARASFSFHKKKIVTALSEVCSSNNVASSPSGSLIAEYPSPPGTDRTNSALSPWHSSSMYLLSPLKTLHVADKKASYAEKVYRECNQEGPIPFSSCLSTEKLGCCEKIGEGVFGEVFQAVANHMPVALKIIAIEGPDLINGTHQKTFEEILPEIIISKELSLLSDEVSNRTEGFIGLNSVHCVQGFYPPLLLKAWDHYNSTKGSSNDRPDFFEEDQLFIVLEFEFGGIDLEQMRRELSSIATAKSILHQITASLAVAEASLHFEHRDLHWGNVLLKKTSLKEVHYTLDGKTRTIPTRGLQVSIIDYTLSRLERDGIVVFCDISMEEDLFTGKGDYQFEVYRHMRKENNNCWAEKRTD; encoded by the exons ATGGCGGCGTCACTCCCGCGACACAGAAATCGGCTCTTACGAACGTATGGGGCTGCGGGTGGCTGGGGGCCTCGGCGGCCGGGCCGGGCAGGCGCGCAGTGGTTCGCGCCTCAAGATCCAAAGCGTTTCttcagcagcaccagcagcagcaacgCCAGCAGCAGCGAGGAACCCTCGCGGTCTGTCACTTCCGACGATTCTGAGGACCCCGACTTCTGCAGCCAGGTGGGTCAGCGGCGGAGGCGAGCTGGCGGTCGACTCTCCAAGGACCAGCCGAGCTTGATCGTGACCCCAAGACGCCTGAGGCCGCGAGCGCGGCCCCCGCAGAAGTGCAGCACCCCTTGCGgctcactgcccagcagcccGGGCCGCTTCAGCCCGGGCCTCAGTGTGTGCAGCCAGTCCAGGGACGGCGGCGAGCTGGGCACCAGTGCCTCCCTGTTAAGTTCCCTGGCCTCTCCGGGCCCCGGCTCTGGGTCCCCAGTGCCAGGAGACAGTGTTATCGGCCCCTCCGCCCCTCTGAATGCAGCTTCTCTGGACCAAGCACCTTATCCCTGCTCCCAGGAGGCAGCAACAAGAGGCAGCTTCACCAGGTTGACCCACCACGCCAGTACCGGCCTCAGGTCAGCTCTCTTTAGCCTTACAGACTCAGGAAACCGTGAGGATTCTGAGTTTGGGACAGATGGGAAGAATATGAGGGAGACCTGCCGTGAAAAGGTACTGGTGGGGAAGAGGCTGGAGAGCCCAGGTTTATCAAGCCTCCGAAGGAAGAGGGCCACAGACCAGGACTCGCGTCTAGAGACTGGGGCTCAAGGGGCTGTCCAGACAGAATATGAGGCGGCCAATGGGAAAATGAACAGGCCCCAGAGAACTGGTCCAAGACGGAAAAGGAAACATCAGGAGGCAGTAGAAACCTCCCTCTTCCGGTATGACAAGTTTAAAAAGggccaaaatatggaaaaagaCTCATTCCTCACCCAGAACCTGACTCATTTACAGAAGGACTGCTCTTGGACCAAAGCCAGGGCTTCCTTCAGCTTCCACAAGAAGAAGATCGTGACTGCACTGTCAGAGGTGTGCAGCAGCAACAACGTTGCCAGTTCTCCCTCTGGCTCCCTCATAGCAGAATATCCAAGCCCTCCTGGCACGGACAGAACAAACAGTGCTTTGTCCCCTTGGCACTCCTCTTCCATGTATTTGCTAAGCCCCTTAAAGACACTACATGTCGCAGACAAAAAGGCATCCTATGCTGAAAAGGTGTATAGGGAATGCAACCAGGAGGGTCCTATCCCCTTTAGCTCTTGCCTTTCCACGGAAAAACTGGGATGCTGTGAGAAGATTGGGGAGGGGGTATTTGGCGAAGTGTTTCAAGCAGTTGCTAATCATATGCCTGTAGCCCTAAAAATCATTGCTATTGAAGGACCAGATTTAATCAATGGAACGCATCAGAAAACTTTTGAGGAAATCCTTCCAGAGATCATCATCTCCAAAGAACTGAGCCTCTTGTCAGATGAGGTAAGCAACCGCACAGAAGGCTTTATTGGGCTGAACTCAGTGCACTGCGTTCAAGGATTTTACCCTCCCTTGCTCCTCAAAGCCTGGGATCACTACAACTCAACCAAAGGGTCTTCAAATGACCGGCCTGACTTTTTTGAGGAAGACCAGCTCTTCATTGTGCTAGAATTTGAGTTTGGAGGGATTGACTTAGAGCAAATGAGAAGGGAGTTGTCCTCCATCGCTACTGCAAAGAGCATTCTACACCAGATCACTGCATCCCTGGCCGTGGCAGAAGCATCACTGCACTTTGAGCACCGGGACTTACACTGGGGGAACGTGCTCTTAAAGAAGACCAGCCTCAAAGAAGTCCACTACACCCTCGACGGGAAGACACGTACCATCCCCACCCGTGGGCTGCAAGTCAGCATCATTGACTACACCCTGTCACGCCTGGAACGGGATGGCATCGTGGTTTTCTGCGACATTTCCATGGAGGAGGACCTCTTTACAGGTAAAGGTGACTACCAGTTTGAGGTCTACAGGCACATGAGGAAGGAGAACAACAACTGCTGGG CCGAGAAGAGGACAGATTGA
- the HASPIN gene encoding serine/threonine-protein kinase haspin isoform X1 — MAASLPRHRNRLLRTYGAAGGWGPRRPGRAGAQWFAPQDPKRFFSSTSSSNASSSEEPSRSVTSDDSEDPDFCSQVGQRRRRAGGRLSKDQPSLIVTPRRLRPRARPPQKCSTPCGSLPSSPGRFSPGLSVCSQSRDGGELGTSASLLSSLASPGPGSGSPVPGDSVIGPSAPLNAASLDQAPYPCSQEAATRGSFTRLTHHASTGLRSALFSLTDSGNREDSEFGTDGKNMRETCREKVLVGKRLESPGLSSLRRKRATDQDSRLETGAQGAVQTEYEAANGKMNRPQRTGPRRKRKHQEAVETSLFRYDKFKKGQNMEKDSFLTQNLTHLQKDCSWTKARASFSFHKKKIVTALSEVCSSNNVASSPSGSLIAEYPSPPGTDRTNSALSPWHSSSMYLLSPLKTLHVADKKASYAEKVYRECNQEGPIPFSSCLSTEKLGCCEKIGEGVFGEVFQAVANHMPVALKIIAIEGPDLINGTHQKTFEEILPEIIISKELSLLSDEVSNRTEGFIGLNSVHCVQGFYPPLLLKAWDHYNSTKGSSNDRPDFFEEDQLFIVLEFEFGGIDLEQMRRELSSIATAKSILHQITASLAVAEASLHFEHRDLHWGNVLLKKTSLKEVHYTLDGKTRTIPTRGLQVSIIDYTLSRLERDGIVVFCDISMEEDLFTGKGDYQFEVYRHMRKENNNCWGEYHPYSNVLWLHYLTDKILKEMTFKTKCNTPSMKQTRQKILHFHKTMLNFSSATDLLCQHSLFNREEDRLIGRREGQRQSMPWRTI; from the exons ATGGCGGCGTCACTCCCGCGACACAGAAATCGGCTCTTACGAACGTATGGGGCTGCGGGTGGCTGGGGGCCTCGGCGGCCGGGCCGGGCAGGCGCGCAGTGGTTCGCGCCTCAAGATCCAAAGCGTTTCttcagcagcaccagcagcagcaacgCCAGCAGCAGCGAGGAACCCTCGCGGTCTGTCACTTCCGACGATTCTGAGGACCCCGACTTCTGCAGCCAGGTGGGTCAGCGGCGGAGGCGAGCTGGCGGTCGACTCTCCAAGGACCAGCCGAGCTTGATCGTGACCCCAAGACGCCTGAGGCCGCGAGCGCGGCCCCCGCAGAAGTGCAGCACCCCTTGCGgctcactgcccagcagcccGGGCCGCTTCAGCCCGGGCCTCAGTGTGTGCAGCCAGTCCAGGGACGGCGGCGAGCTGGGCACCAGTGCCTCCCTGTTAAGTTCCCTGGCCTCTCCGGGCCCCGGCTCTGGGTCCCCAGTGCCAGGAGACAGTGTTATCGGCCCCTCCGCCCCTCTGAATGCAGCTTCTCTGGACCAAGCACCTTATCCCTGCTCCCAGGAGGCAGCAACAAGAGGCAGCTTCACCAGGTTGACCCACCACGCCAGTACCGGCCTCAGGTCAGCTCTCTTTAGCCTTACAGACTCAGGAAACCGTGAGGATTCTGAGTTTGGGACAGATGGGAAGAATATGAGGGAGACCTGCCGTGAAAAGGTACTGGTGGGGAAGAGGCTGGAGAGCCCAGGTTTATCAAGCCTCCGAAGGAAGAGGGCCACAGACCAGGACTCGCGTCTAGAGACTGGGGCTCAAGGGGCTGTCCAGACAGAATATGAGGCGGCCAATGGGAAAATGAACAGGCCCCAGAGAACTGGTCCAAGACGGAAAAGGAAACATCAGGAGGCAGTAGAAACCTCCCTCTTCCGGTATGACAAGTTTAAAAAGggccaaaatatggaaaaagaCTCATTCCTCACCCAGAACCTGACTCATTTACAGAAGGACTGCTCTTGGACCAAAGCCAGGGCTTCCTTCAGCTTCCACAAGAAGAAGATCGTGACTGCACTGTCAGAGGTGTGCAGCAGCAACAACGTTGCCAGTTCTCCCTCTGGCTCCCTCATAGCAGAATATCCAAGCCCTCCTGGCACGGACAGAACAAACAGTGCTTTGTCCCCTTGGCACTCCTCTTCCATGTATTTGCTAAGCCCCTTAAAGACACTACATGTCGCAGACAAAAAGGCATCCTATGCTGAAAAGGTGTATAGGGAATGCAACCAGGAGGGTCCTATCCCCTTTAGCTCTTGCCTTTCCACGGAAAAACTGGGATGCTGTGAGAAGATTGGGGAGGGGGTATTTGGCGAAGTGTTTCAAGCAGTTGCTAATCATATGCCTGTAGCCCTAAAAATCATTGCTATTGAAGGACCAGATTTAATCAATGGAACGCATCAGAAAACTTTTGAGGAAATCCTTCCAGAGATCATCATCTCCAAAGAACTGAGCCTCTTGTCAGATGAGGTAAGCAACCGCACAGAAGGCTTTATTGGGCTGAACTCAGTGCACTGCGTTCAAGGATTTTACCCTCCCTTGCTCCTCAAAGCCTGGGATCACTACAACTCAACCAAAGGGTCTTCAAATGACCGGCCTGACTTTTTTGAGGAAGACCAGCTCTTCATTGTGCTAGAATTTGAGTTTGGAGGGATTGACTTAGAGCAAATGAGAAGGGAGTTGTCCTCCATCGCTACTGCAAAGAGCATTCTACACCAGATCACTGCATCCCTGGCCGTGGCAGAAGCATCACTGCACTTTGAGCACCGGGACTTACACTGGGGGAACGTGCTCTTAAAGAAGACCAGCCTCAAAGAAGTCCACTACACCCTCGACGGGAAGACACGTACCATCCCCACCCGTGGGCTGCAAGTCAGCATCATTGACTACACCCTGTCACGCCTGGAACGGGATGGCATCGTGGTTTTCTGCGACATTTCCATGGAGGAGGACCTCTTTACAGGTAAAGGTGACTACCAGTTTGAGGTCTACAGGCACATGAGGAAGGAGAACAACAACTGCTGGGGTGAGTATCACCCTTACAGTAATGTGCTCTGGCTACATTACCTCACAGATAAGATTCTGAAAGAAATGACCTTCAAGACTAAATGTAACACCCCTTCCATGAAGCAAACGAGGCAAAAGATCCTGCATTTCCATAAGACAATGCTGAacttcagctctgccactgacctgCTCTGCCAACACAGTCTATTTAA CCGAGAAGAGGACAGATTGATTGGACGGAGAGAGGGTCAGCGACAGAGCATGCCATGGAGAACCATCTGA